The following are from one region of the Hydrogenimonas sp. SS33 genome:
- a CDS encoding glycosyltransferase family 9 protein: MKILVMHPWGIGDLIMATPMMRSLALSGHRVDLALTSAVQEAIVREAPFLHKVYIVPKPWQWLRFFGRYDALVVTAGANPQKAKKLQKLLAIPRLFASTQIPGLHRIDVNLKMVAPLLDRQERRPYVYAPKRKGGTNGALPVRRIGYAPGSGSKQAFKRWDAHRFARLAERLGGEAWIFLGPDEPELLPAFEGRGFKVVRGLPLEETVAAIGGMDLMVGNDNGLMHIAYGLEKKTVTIYGMTNEKETGGYGPQNRAVSLALSCRPCFDSATDRIGCTTLECLRDLTVEEVEWICRESL; this comes from the coding sequence ATGAAGATACTCGTCATGCACCCCTGGGGAATCGGAGATCTGATCATGGCCACACCGATGATGCGTTCTCTGGCGCTGAGCGGCCACCGTGTCGATTTGGCGCTGACCTCGGCCGTTCAGGAAGCTATCGTCCGGGAAGCCCCTTTCCTGCACAAAGTCTATATAGTGCCGAAACCCTGGCAGTGGTTGCGTTTTTTCGGGCGCTACGACGCGCTGGTAGTAACGGCGGGGGCCAATCCGCAGAAGGCGAAAAAGCTTCAAAAGCTCCTGGCGATTCCCCGACTTTTCGCCTCGACACAGATCCCCGGTCTCCATCGCATCGATGTCAACCTGAAAATGGTCGCCCCTCTGCTCGACCGGCAGGAACGCAGACCCTATGTCTATGCCCCGAAACGGAAGGGGGGAACGAATGGAGCGTTACCCGTCCGCCGCATAGGGTACGCACCCGGCAGCGGAAGCAAACAGGCCTTCAAGCGCTGGGACGCCCACAGGTTCGCCCGCCTCGCGGAGCGCCTCGGCGGGGAAGCGTGGATCTTTCTGGGGCCCGACGAACCGGAACTGCTTCCGGCTTTTGAGGGCAGAGGCTTCAAGGTTGTGCGAGGACTTCCTCTGGAGGAGACGGTCGCCGCGATCGGCGGGATGGATCTGATGGTGGGAAACGACAACGGATTGATGCATATCGCCTACGGGCTGGAGAAGAAAACGGTGACGATATACGGCATGACCAATGAGAAAGAGACCGGGGGCTACGGCCCGCAAAACCGGGCGGTCTCACTCGCCCTTTCGTGCCGTCCCTGTTTCGACAGTGCGACGGATCGTATCGGGTGTACCACGCTGGAGTGCCTGCGGGATCTGACGGTAGAGGAGGTGGAATGGATTTGCCGAGAATCACTGTAG
- a CDS encoding glycosyltransferase family 4 protein, with translation MKLLFIPHVPNTRVVNRVYEFARVTGQTVLHWPMRNATLGEKIGSQAGSLFRGIGIEKGRLSMPMLLRPERTAARFNTALLNRVIERYRFDAVVNANALLFDVGSIRVPVIYDLVDDHLSVNPRLGLSASRVAKVEEDLRAAKAVICVSEALKKKASKFNASVRVVENGVDLQKFAQAKSLKKKWGWQGKRVFGFVGGVAPWTGLDRACEAYLRIADETTEMLVVGGDGGDYYRDLLRRYGGKIRFAGPVDPAEVGDYFRTIDVGLIPFELNDFTRNAYPIKALEYALAGAEVLSTPLDVLRAKKLPFVHFAPIEDFAERMEEMKKENRSPITYDFTPLSWEKQGERLTAFIEESLR, from the coding sequence ATGAAACTCCTTTTCATCCCCCATGTTCCCAATACCCGGGTCGTCAACCGCGTCTATGAGTTCGCGCGGGTGACGGGCCAGACCGTTCTGCACTGGCCGATGCGAAACGCTACCCTCGGGGAGAAAATAGGCTCCCAGGCCGGCAGTCTGTTTCGGGGCATAGGGATCGAAAAGGGGCGTTTGTCCATGCCGATGCTGCTGCGGCCCGAAAGGACGGCCGCCCGGTTCAATACGGCTCTGCTCAACCGTGTGATCGAACGCTACCGTTTCGATGCGGTGGTCAATGCTAACGCACTGCTCTTTGACGTCGGGTCGATCCGGGTGCCGGTCATCTACGATCTTGTGGACGACCATCTCTCCGTCAATCCCCGTCTGGGGCTGAGCGCCTCCCGTGTGGCCAAGGTCGAGGAGGATCTGAGAGCCGCCAAAGCTGTTATCTGTGTTAGCGAAGCGCTGAAAAAGAAGGCATCAAAATTCAATGCCAGTGTCCGGGTAGTCGAAAACGGGGTCGATCTGCAGAAATTCGCGCAGGCGAAGTCGCTGAAAAAGAAGTGGGGCTGGCAGGGCAAACGGGTCTTCGGATTCGTGGGCGGTGTGGCCCCCTGGACCGGATTGGACCGGGCCTGCGAAGCCTACCTCCGCATTGCCGACGAGACGACGGAGATGTTGGTTGTCGGAGGAGACGGGGGTGACTACTACCGGGATCTTCTGCGACGCTACGGCGGAAAGATCCGCTTTGCCGGTCCGGTAGATCCTGCGGAGGTGGGTGACTATTTCAGGACGATCGATGTCGGCCTGATCCCCTTCGAACTGAATGACTTCACCCGCAACGCCTATCCGATCAAAGCGCTCGAATATGCCCTGGCGGGAGCCGAGGTGCTTTCGACGCCCCTGGATGTCCTGCGTGCCAAAAAGCTCCCCTTTGTTCATTTCGCTCCCATCGAGGACTTTGCCGAAAGGATGGAGGAGATGAAAAAAGAAAATAGATCGCCGATAACCTATGATTTCACACCGCTGAGTTGGGAGAAGCAGGGGGAGCGGCTTACGGCTTTCATAGAGGAGTCTCTCCGATGA